The Stegostoma tigrinum isolate sSteTig4 chromosome 41, sSteTig4.hap1, whole genome shotgun sequence nucleotide sequence gttacaagctggttgcctgagatggagactgagaggtccaggaaggtgagggatgtgctggagatggcccaggtgaactgaaggttggggtggaaggtgttggtgaagtggatgaactgttcgagctcctctggggagcaagaggcggcgccgatacagtcatcaatgtaccggaggaagagttggggtttggggcctgtgtaggtgcggaagagggactgttccacgtaacctacaaagaggcaggcatagctggggcccatgcgggtgcccatggccacccccttagtctgtaggaagtgggaggggtcaaaagagaagttgttgagtgtgaggacgagttcagctaggcggatgagagtgtcggtggagggtgcctggtcgggcctgcgggacaggaagaagcggagggccttgaggccatctccatgcggaatgcaggtgtacagggactggacgtccatggtgaatatgaggtgttgggggccagggaattggaagtcctggaggaggtggagggcgtgggtggtgtcacggacgtaggtggggagttcctggaccaaaggggagaaaatggagtccagataggtggagatgagttcggtggggcaggagcaggctgagacgatgggtcgaccagggcaggcaggtttgtggattttgggaaggagatagaaacgggccgtgcggggttggggaacaatgaggttggaggctgtgggtgggaggtcccctgaggtgatgaggtcgtgaatggtgttggagatgatggtttggtgctcgggtgtggggtcatgatcgacgaggcggtaggaggtggtgtcggagagttggcgtctggcctcggcgatgtagaggtcagtgcgccatactaccactgcgccacccttgtctgcgggtttgatggtgaggttggggttggagcggagggctgcccattctgcgggggagaggttggagtgggtgagaggggtggagaggttgaggcggttaatgtctcgacggcagttggagatgaagaggtcgagggagggtaggaggcctgagggtggtgtccaggaggaggacttgtgttggaagcgggtgaaggggtcagtggaaggagggttgggttcccggttgaagaagtaggcatggaggcgaagacggcggaaaaactgctctatgtccgaccgtgactggtgcggcatcctctacattggggaaaccaagcggaggcttggggaccgctttgcagaacacctccgctcagttcgcaacaaacaactgcacctcccagtcgcaaaccatttccactccccctcccattctcttgatgacatgtccatcatgggcctcctgcactgccacaatgatgccacccgaaggttgcaggaacagcaactcatattccgcctgggaaccctgcagccatatggtatcaatgtggacttcaccagtttcaaaatctccccttcccctactgcatccctaaaccagcccagttcatcccctccccccactgcaccacacaaccagcccagctcttcccccccacccactgcatcccaaaaccagtccaacctgtctctgcctccctaaccgcttcttcctctcacccatcccttcctcccaccccaagccgcacccccagctacctactaacctcatcccacctccttgacctgtccgtcttccctggactaacctatcccctccctacctccccaactacactctctccacctatcttctttactctccatctttggtccgcctccccctctcaccctatttattccagttccctctccccatccccctctctgatgaagggtctaggcccgaaacgtcagcttttgtgctcctgagatgctgcttggcctgctgtgttcatccagcctcacattttattatcttggaatctccagcatctgcagttcccattatctctgatgccatatgccttcttgaccaccctattgacctgcgttgtcaccttcagggaacaatggacctgaacacccagatctctctgttcatcaattttccctaggacttttccatttactgtatagttcgcccttgaatttgatcttccaaaatgcatcacctcgcatttgcccagattgaactccatctgccatttatctgcccaactctccagtctatatATATTTCGATAAGTATTCAAACAGGAAAGGAGGGGCAATGGGCAGGcaggactagtttggtttgggattatattcggcatggactggttggagagcagggtctgattccatgctgaatgactctataatCACCCCTCATAATTTAACCTTTCGAGTCCACCACAAAATGTCTGTTTTCCTGGATCGCTTTTCTCTTGTATCTTGTAGCATAACCGCTTTGTGGCAGACACGAAGGATAAGGAGCCCGACGTCCTGTTTGTGGGAGACTCTTTGGTTCAGTTACTCCACCAGTTTGAGGTGAGATCCTGCCCTCTTACCTCCCAGGGCAAGAATAAATACTGGTCAGCAATGCCTGTTTCTCAGGAAAGAGTCAATTGGAAAAAACACTGGGAAAGCGGGGATTGAGGGATAAGTGAGAAAAGAGCTGGGAATCAGGAGAAGGGAATACAAGAAATGTCCAACATAATCATCGTTTCCTGGGAGATGCAAGTATTTTTTTTGATGCAGATCAGACTGCTGTTTTATCCTCCTCTGAGCTGGACAGCAATTCCATTTGCTTTGAAATTTTGACCTGAACTGAAATGCACTCTGTGACCTGGGTCAGGGGGGCGTGAAATGGAGAGACGGTGATAAGTGCTATAATTCTTGCATTCATAGTGTTCTGTGCATTGTTCCCGGGAATCAGTATTCCCAGTCTCCATCACTTTAACGCTCTCTCCCCTCATGTCTTTCTTGGTCTCTACGGTCACCTCCATGTCTTTCTTtcacttgctctctcactcctctctctttctctctctcattccctcctcgtgtccctctctgtgtctctttcactgcacctccccccccccccatgcagTCACTCTCTTGCTGTCTTCCCATGTCCCCTGCCATGCCTTTCCCTCTCGCTCACCATCTGTCTACATGACCCTCTCCATCGCCCAGTCTCATTCCTGCTCGCTTCCTAACAGAGTCACGGAATCACACAAGACTGGAGGTGCCCTTTAGCTGATTGAACTACAGTGTCTGAATAAAACTGTCTGAACTACTCTAAATCCAcacaagtcccaccttctcatACTAGtcccatagtcttgaatgttgTCATCGAAGTACTTTTTCAATATTGTGAGGTTCCCACTTCAGCAAACTCCCAGTCAGTAAATTGCAGTCCCATCACCCCTGGGTGACAAACCTATTTCCTCTCATGCCCTCTAAATcaccttcctctctctcaccttttaATATTATGCCTCCTTATTATGGACTATTCGACTAAGAGAAGAGCAGTcttctattcaccctatccttgccccttCTTACCTTCTGCCTGACTATCAGATccccttcaaccttctctgctccaaagatgaTAACCCAATCTTATCCAGCCTCTATTCATTACTAAATTGGTCCATACCAGCTAGTAAATCTCTTCACATCGATCTCCAATCACACAAACACCTTCTTTCCTCAATGTCACCTTGCACACTCACACctactctgtctctttctctctctctccgtgatGCTCTGCCTCTCTCCATGTTTCTCCCACTCCTGTGTCTACCTCTCACTCACGCGCCCCCACCTCAGCCCCATCTCAcgccccctcaccccctccatcttactcttcctcctcccccccccccccccctgtctatctctgtctctgaccctCAGTCTCACTGCCTTTTTTGACCTTCTGTCTCTGCTCAGATCTGGCGTCAGTTATTTTCCCCGCTCCATGCCCTGAATTTTGGAATTGGTGGTGACGCAACCCAGAACGTTCTGTGGAGACTTCAACATGGGGAACTGGAGAATATCAGACCCAAGGTAAGATTTGTGGAGATTGTCAGAATGAAGGGGACAGAATGGCAGGGATAGAGAGTATCAATAATTCAAGGGGCAAAGTAACACTGTCCCTCAAGACCATTAAGTGTGAGTGATCAGTTCACCTCTTTTATTGATGTTGAATTGGGCATTAAATTTCCCACAAGGATCAGCAAGCTGCCTGCCCACACAATACCCTCCTCTTGCCCATCCATTCTCCTAGTCATCTTGCTGCAGCTTCCTCAACACATACTCTTGTGATGgtactgtggctttaagatgtTTTGTCCTGTCTTGTTTTAAAGAAAGGTTTTCAGACAGAGGTGTCTGAACTGTCTACTTGGAAAGCCAGCTAACATAAACAGTTTGAGAGGCCttggggtgtttttttttaaaacttaaagtCAGAACAATAGAAATAGCTtggctgggtgtggccagctctctcagagttaggatttcaattttgtttttagtttttagGTTGACCTTTAAACAGTCACAGTTAGAGTCCCAACGGGGCAGAATTTGCTGGAGCTTTGAAGTAGCAGCAATTATATTTTCCCTCTCTTGGTTACAGCTAGAAGCTGGGATTTCTCTGTGCTGCTGGGATTCCTGTGAGAGAAACCTGTttctctgaatttgcctttttgccaaggggtgtgttaatgggctgttactatattggaacagttaattagtaatagttacgatatctattatttggttaagttttccagtggagctaagttattctaaattcctctttcttttgttgtattttaactacaatgTTTAGATAAATTGTGTTCCGCTTAACGTCAAGTGGTTTGACCAATCACATTGTATCTGAAACacgcacttcacatctaccttttaAAGTGATAAAAAGTCAAGGTCtcagctaccttcttaaaatatcttGACAGGGTCTGGTCTAGTTCAGAAGACACTAAATCAAATAAGATGTTTGAAGTTTCAACTTCTTGTGCCAAAGACAGCAcgtctgatagtgcagcacttcTGCTGTCCTGGCCCTGCCTGTGTATGTTTTGCAGGGTAATGGTTCTGAACAGTGAATATTCATGTTACATTGCTCCAACAATCCTCCTcatgtatctctctgtctgtggAGTAATAACCTTACAGTAATGATGCCTTATTCCAGTGTAGCACCCAGGAATTGTTGAAAAATAATCCTGTTTATTTACTCTACCtgtgcgcctcatgattttataaacctctacaaggtgaCCACTTCGACGAGCCGGTGAACGTAGCCCCAGTTTATTCGGCCTCTCCCTTTAGTTCACCAGACCTTCCAAtcctagcaacattcttgtaagtcttttctgaaccctttgatgtttaacaacatctttcctatagcatggaaacaagaatggcacacagtattccaaaagtggccctaaccaatgtcctgtataaccgcacatgaccctcccaacttctgtactcaatgcattgaccaataatggcaagcataccGAACACCTctttcaccgccctgtctacctgcgactccactttcaaagaactacaaGCCTAAGGTATCTTTGTTCAATAACTTACACCATTAAGTGTGTACTACCTGCCCTAATTcatcttttccaaaatgcagcacttcaattttgtgtaaattaaactccaactgccactcctcggcccactggcccGCCTGATATCTTGTCTGTCCACTGACCTCCCATTTTGgttgtcgtctgcaaacttgttaactGTTCTGTGTCTGCGCGTGCATGTACACCACCCTGACTACTGGGTGACTGTCTTTGCAGGTCATCGTGCTGTGGGTGGGCACCAACAACCATGACCACACGGCAGAGCAGGTGGCAGGGGGCATCGAAGCCATTGTTCACCTCGTGATTCAGCGGCAGCCTCAGGCCAAGATCGTCATCCTGGTGAGGCTAGGGCAAGGGGGCAGTGGGGGCAAAGCAGTGCAAAGATCGTCATCCTGGTGAGGCTAGGGCAAGGGGGCAGTGGGGGCAAAGCAGTGCAAAGATCGTCATCCTGGTGAGGCTAGGGCAAGGGGGCAGTGGGGGCAAAGCAGTGCAAAGATCGTCATCCTGGTGAGGCTAGGGCAAGGGGGCAGTGGGGGCAAAGCAGTGCAAAGATCGTCATCCTGGTGAGGCTAGGGCAAGGGGGCAGTGGGGGCAAAGCAGTGCAAAGCTGGTGGCTGTGTGGCGTAAAATGTTCCTGCCCTCGGTACCTGTTTTAGACTACCTACCCATCCCCTGTCCTGGGCACCGCTCCGGTCTCTGCTATCATCCACATCTCCTGATGCCTGCCTTTGCCTGTTCCAGGGTCTGTTACCCCGGGGGAAGGACCCGAATCCACTGAGGGTGAAGAACGCTCTGGTGAACGAGCTGGTGAAGGGCATGGTGGAGAACATCAGCAACGCTTCCTTCCTGGATGTGGACCCAGGCTTTGTGAACTCAGACGGCACCATCAGCCACAATGACATGTATGACTACCTGCACTTGACCCGCCACGCTTACAGCAGTGTctgccaactcatccatgctcgGGTACAGCAGCTGCTGAGTGAGGCTTCCTCTGAACCCCCTAATCTGGGCATCTGATTGCTGGAGGCTGCCACTGTCAACCTGGGCACACTGCTGTGTGGATCCTGCAGCACAGAGAGGGCCCGAAGGGAGACAGGTCGCACAGTGAGATGACCAAACTTGAAAGGGCTATGCTTGGACTGACTTCTTCTGTGACCTACCAACTGAACCCAACCTTTCTCATTCTCTTCCCTCTATCTCTCATTCtctcccctctatctctctctctctcNNNNNNNNNNNNNNNNNNNNNNNNNNNNNNNNNNNNNNNNNNNNNNNNNNNNNNNNNNNNNNNNNNNNNNNNNNNNNNNNNNNNNNNNNNNNNNNNNNNNNNNNNNNNNNNNNNNNNNNNNNNNNNNNNNNNNNNNNNNNNNNNNNNNNNNNNNNNNNNNNNNNNNNNNNNNNNNNNNNNNNNNNNNNNNNNNNNNNNNNCCCCCCGCTGATCCCtccctcggtctctctctctacacagcgtgacccccccccgctgtccctctctctctctcacacagtcgtgacccccccccgctgtcctctctctctctcacacagtgtgacccccccccgctgtctctctctctcacacagcgtgaccacCCCCGctgtcctctctctcacacagcgtgaccccccccgctgtctctctctctcacacagcgtgacccccccgctgtctctctctcacacagcgtgaccccccccgctgtctctctctcacacagcgtgacccccccgctgtctctctctcacacagcgtgaccccccccgctgtcgctgtctctctctcacacagcgtgaccccccctccgctgtctctctctctctctctctctcacacacagcgtgacccccccccgctgtcgctggtctcctctctcacacagcgtgacccccccccgctgtctctcatctctctctctctctcacacacagcgtgaccccccccgctgtccctctctctctctcacaccagtcgtgacccccccccgcgtagtcactctctctctctcacacagcgtggaCACCCCCcgctgtccccctctctctcaacaCAGCGTGAcaaccccccccgctgtcactctcttctctctctgtcacacagcgtgacccccccccgctgtccctctctctctctcacaccagcgtgaccccccccgctgtcactctctctctctcacacagcgtgacacCCCCCcgctgtccccctctctctcacacagcgtgacccccccccgctgtcactctctctctctgtcacacagcagttaccccccccgctgtccctctctctctctcacacagcgtgaaccccccccgctgtcacttctcctcatctctcacaGCGACAGcttgaccccccccgctgtccactctctactctctctctgtcacacagcgtgacccccccgctgtccctctctctctctctcacacacgcgtgacccccccccgctgtcactctctctctcacacagcgtgaccccccccccgctgtcactctctctctcacacagcgtgaccccccccgctgtcactctctctctctcacactgtgacccccccccgctgtcactctctctctctctctcacacagcttgacccccccgctgtctctctctctcacacagcttGACCctcccccgctgtctctctctctcacacacagcgagACCCCCCCccgcgcgtctctctctctcacacagcgtgaccacCCCCGCTGTCCTCTCTACTcgtcacacagcgtgaccccccccgctgtctctctctcacacagcgtgaccccccccgctgtctctctctcacacagcgtgacccccccgctgtctctctctcacacagcgtgaccccccccgctgtctctctctcacacagcgtgaccccccccgctgtcgctgtctctctctcacacagcgtgacccccccccgctgtctcttctctctctctctctctcacacagcgtgacccccccgctgtctctctctctctctctctctctcacacagcgtgaccccccccgctgtctctctctctcacacagcgtgaccccccccgctgtgtctctctctctctcacacagcgtgacccccccgctgtgtctctctctctccacacagcgtgaccccccccgctggtctctctctctctctcacacagcgtgaccccccccgctgtctctctctctcactcacacagcgtgacccccccccgctgtctctctctctcactcacacagcgtgaccccccccgctgtctctctctctcactcacacagcgtgaccccccccgctgtctctctctgctctctcactcacacagcgtgaccccccccgctgtccctctctcactcacacagcgtgaccccccccgcttgtctctctctctcacacagcgtagACCCCccccgcttctctctctctcacaacagcgtgaaccccccccgctgtctctctctctcacacagcgtgaccccccccgctgtctctctctcatcacacagcgtgaccccccccgctgtctctctctcacacagcgtgacccccccgctgtctctctctctcacacaccgttgaccccccccccgctgtctctctctctcacacagcgtgaccccccccgctgtctctctctctcacacagcgtgacccccccgcagtctctcctctcacacagcgtgacccccccgctgtctctctctctcacacagcgtgaccccccccgctgtctctctctctccacacagcgtgaccccccccgctgtctctctctctcacacagcgtgacccccccgctgtcctctctctctcacacagcgtgaccccccccgctgtctctctctctcacacagcgtgaccccccccgctgtctctctctctcacacagcgtgaccccccccgctgtctctctctctcacacagcgtgacccccccgctgtctctctctctcacacatcgtgacccccccccgctgtctctctctctcacacagcgtgaccccccccgctgtctctctctctcacacagcgtgacccccccgctgtctctctctctcacacagcgtgacccccccccgctgtctctctctctcacacagcgtgaccccccccgctgtcctctctctctcacacagcgtgaccccccccgctgtctctctctctcacacagcgtgacccccccccgctgtccctctctctctcacacagcgtgaccccccccgctgtcctctctctcctctcacacagcgtgaccccccccgctgtccctctctctctctcacacagcgtga carries:
- the LOC125448595 gene encoding platelet-activating factor acetylhydrolase IB subunit alpha2-like; this encodes MRCGNRRFGPTSPYCPLHPPITHTPPNTAGSLAWPVHPACTSLGCGRKPTQTQGRMSVRSLHSLPRVGSNPGPWHCEAAVLTTEPPSHLLRLTLCPAAPCSLTHSLPPLCFLFPAGLPSQRTESCPGGSVLIFADTMSDGDNNPAAIPVAVVDIQGDERWMSQHNRFVADTKDKEPDVLFVGDSLVQLLHQFEIWRQLFSPLHALNFGIGGDATQNVLWRLQHGELENIRPKVIVLWVGTNNHDHTAEQVAGGIEAIVHLVIQRQPQAKIVILGLLPRGKDPNPLRVKNALVNELVKGMVENISNASFLDVDPGFVNSDGTISHNDMYDYLHLTRHAYSSVCQLIHARVQQLLSEASSEPPNLGI